In the Bacteroidota bacterium genome, TGATGATATTGTCGGACATCTTTCAACTATTTCAAAAAAAGAAAAAGTAAAATCCGAAGAAGAAGCGCTGCACACCATCGCCCAAAAAGTAGATGGGTCCATGCGCGATGCACTGAGTATTTTCGACCAGATGGTTTCGCTGTCGGGAGATGTGATTACGTATAAATCGGTCATCGACAATCTCAGCATTCTGGATTATGATTATTATTTCAAGGTGACGGATGCATTGCTGGAAAAAAATACTTCTTCATCGCTTCTCATCTTCAACGAAATACTGAACAAAGGTTTTGACGGACATCATTTCATCAACGGATTAGCAGAGCATTTGAGAAATCTCTTGGTATGCCGAGATGAAATTACGCTACAACTTTTAGAAGTAAGTACGAGCATTCGCGGACTCTACAAAACGCAGAGCAAAAAAACAGAACCTGATTTTCTCCTTCGTTGCCTGAGCATTCTCAACAAAGCGGATGTGCAGTACAAAGCCAGCCGAAACCAGCGCTTGTTGGTGGAACTTACACTTCTTCAGTTGTGTTCGCTACAAGGCGCTGAAAAAAAAAATGATATACTGAGCCCCACCCCTGCCCTCCCCGTTAGGGAGGGAGAAAATAAAACCATTTCTTCAAAAATAGTTTCGGAAGTAAAAGAAGAGCAAGCTGTTTACGAAAAATCAACTCCTGTCCAAACTAAATCAACCACTACTGTCCCCACCACAGCTGCAAAGTCACCGATAAAAAGTATGTTATCCATTTCTGGCTTGACGAATGGAAATGCAACAACCACAAAGCAAAACGTTAACGGATTGAAATCTTCTCCTCCTGAGGGGGAAATAAATGAGGGTGCAAATGATTTGCTCTCGGTTTGGACTTCCTTTGCCGAATTCCTTAAGAAAAAAAATAAAATAAATCTTTCCGGCACACTTATGGCGAGAAAGCCCGTGCAAGAAGAAGCGAACACCATTTCCTTTAACGTTTTGAATCAGGTGCAGGAAGACGAAATTGACGCGATAAAGATTGACTTGCTTACTTTTTTAAGAAACGCGCTGAAAAATCCTGCTTTGCAATTGAAAATTATTGTTGACAAGAACGAAACAGAACGCAAACCTTACACAGGCGAGGAAAAATTTCAGCGGCTCTCAGAAAAAAATCCTGCGCTGAATAAACTGCGTCAACAATTTGGGTTGGAAATTGATTTTTGATTAATACATATCTTTGAGAAGCTAATTTAGCTTCTCAAAAAAAATCAGTCTAAGGTTCCAAATTGGAACCTCAAAAGAAAAATGGGATTGACTATAAAACAAAAAAGGATTTTTGAAATACGCGGACATCGCATTATGCTGGATTTTTATTTAGCCGAATTATATAATGTAGAAACTCGTGTATTAAATCAAGCAGTAAAAAGGAATAGGAATCGCTTTCCTCCTGATTTTATGTTTCAACTTTCAAAATCTGAATGGGAGAAGTTGAAATCACAAATTGTGATGAGTTCAAATTCTATATCAGGCAACTCATCACAGATTGTGATGAGTTCTAAAAAACACAGAGGCAGTAAATACATTCCCTACGCTTTTACCGAACACGGTGTGGCAATGCTCTCCTCGGTTTTAAGACTCAAGAACTATAACTAAGTACATCAATGAAATTCTTCTTCTACCTCTTCGGCATAGCATTCACTTGGGGCACGCAACCGCCAATACAAAATATTACAGCGCAAGAGAAAGCGCCTTTTGTTCTTCCACCTCTTGATAAACATTATATCTACGATTCTGTTCCCAACGATCCCATTCATACACGCATTTATACGCTTGATAACGGACTGAAAGTTTACATGAGCGTTTACAAAAACGCACCGCGCGTTTACACGAGCATTGCGGTGGGCACGGGCAGCAAAAAAGACCCGAGCGATGCAACGGGCATGGCGCATTACTTAGAACACATGCTTTTCAAAGGCACGGATAAATACGGCTCGCTTGATTTTTACAAAGAAGAAATGCAGTTGAAAAAAATTGATTCACTCTATGATGTGTACGGCAAGACAACAGATGTTGCTCAACGGAAAAAAATCTATCATGTGATTGACAGCGTGTCGGGCGTTGCGTCAAAGTTTGCTATTGCGAATGAGTATGACAAAATGATGTCGAACATTGGCGCGAAGGGAACGAATGCCTACACATGGCTGGAACAAACGGTTTACATCAATGATATTCCAACCAACCAGATTCACAAATGGCTGATGATTGAAGGAGAAAGATTCAGAAACCCTGTGATGCGTTTGTTTCATACGGAACTGGAAGCGGTGTACGAAGAAAAGAACCGCACGCTGGATGATGACTATGAAAAAATGGATGATGCATTGTACGAAGGGCTTTGGCAAAAACATTCTTACGGAACGCAAACCACTATCGGCACTATTGAGCATTTGAAAAATCCTTCGCTGAAAAAAATAAAAGAATATCTCCACACGTATTATGTTCCGAACAATATCGCACTCTGCATGGCAGGAGACCTGAATCCTGATTCCACTATCAAATGGATTGACCAGACAATGGGAAGATTAATTTCAAAACCCGTTCCTGCGTTCAATCCTCCTGTAGAAAATCCGATTGCATCTCCTATTGTGAAAGAAGTGGTCGGTCCCTTTCCTGAAACGATGACGCTGGGTTTTCGTTTGCCCGGTGCGGG is a window encoding:
- a CDS encoding DNA polymerase III subunit gamma/tau, translating into MENFIVSARKYRPQTFDTVVGQAHITSTLINAIKTNHVSQAYLFCGPRGVGKTTCARILAKTINCFNRTTNIEACDECDSCKSFNTGNSLNIFELDAASNNSVEDIRNLINQVSFAPQIGTHKVYIIDEVHMLSSNAFNAFLKTLEEPPKHAIFILATTEKHKIIPTILSRCQIFDFNRIKIDDIVGHLSTISKKEKVKSEEEALHTIAQKVDGSMRDALSIFDQMVSLSGDVITYKSVIDNLSILDYDYYFKVTDALLEKNTSSSLLIFNEILNKGFDGHHFINGLAEHLRNLLVCRDEITLQLLEVSTSIRGLYKTQSKKTEPDFLLRCLSILNKADVQYKASRNQRLLVELTLLQLCSLQGAEKKNDILSPTPALPVREGENKTISSKIVSEVKEEQAVYEKSTPVQTKSTTTVPTTAAKSPIKSMLSISGLTNGNATTTKQNVNGLKSSPPEGEINEGANDLLSVWTSFAEFLKKKNKINLSGTLMARKPVQEEANTISFNVLNQVQEDEIDAIKIDLLTFLRNALKNPALQLKIIVDKNETERKPYTGEEKFQRLSEKNPALNKLRQQFGLEIDF
- a CDS encoding ORF6N domain-containing protein — protein: MGLTIKQKRIFEIRGHRIMLDFYLAELYNVETRVLNQAVKRNRNRFPPDFMFQLSKSEWEKLKSQIVMSSNSISGNSSQIVMSSKKHRGSKYIPYAFTEHGVAMLSSVLRLKNYN